One Candidatus Poribacteria bacterium genomic window, CGATGGGCCCTTCCACGACCGCGACCATGACGGTCAGAGCCGCTACACGCTGGACGAGGTCATCGCCGAGCTCAAGGCGGATCGGATCGTCGTGGATGTCGTCGGGCTCGATTACCTGCCCGTCAAGCAACTCGCCTGGGGCACGGGTGGGAGGTGGGTTCCGATCCCCGGCAAGGGATATCTGGAAGACATCGCCCTCCCGCTGCCGGTGCGCTCGAATGCCGCGCTGGGGGTGCTCTCGACTCAAGGAGGCGTGCCGCGCGACGAGGTGCTGGTGTTCCTCCGACCGCCGGACATGCCGCAATGGGTCGAGCTCCGCTGGCGCGTCCTGAGCCCTCGCGGAGAGCGCGTCACGCAGGAGCTCGTCGAGCGGCTCGACGTGCCGTCGGGCGAGGAGCGCGTCGTCTTCCGACCCGCGCTGAATCCGTTGTGGTTCCGTGGGAACCCCGGCTACTATACTGCCATCTACCGAATCACCGACAGCCTGGGTAAGTCGAGCGTGCTTCGGCGCGTGATGGACTACCGTTGATCCCTTCGTTGCCGTCAGGAGCCCAGGAGCACCATGGCGAGCGTGCAGGCGCTTTCACAGCGAGCAGAGATGCTCATCGAGGCGCTGCCCTACATCCGCGAGTTCTACGGCAAGACCATCGTCGTCAAGTACGGTGGGCACGCGATGGTGGACGATGCCCTCAAGCGCGCCGTCATGCACGACGTCGTCCTGATGAAGTACGTCGGCATCAAGCCGGTAGTTGTCCACGGCGGCGGGCCCCAGATCAGCGACCTGATGGCGCGCGTCGGGAAAGAGTCCGAGTTCGTCAACGGGCTGCGCGTGACGGACGCGGATACCGTCAGTCTCGCCGAGATGGTGCTGGTCGGGACGATCAACAAAGACATCGTGTCCCTGCTGAACCGCTCGGGCGGACGAGCCGTCGGATTGAGCGGCAAAGACGGCGATCTGCTCCGCGCCGAGAAACACTTGGCTCGCGTCTCGGACAGGGACAAGGGCGATGTCGAAGTCGATATCGGCTTTGTCGGGCGCATCACGCGGATCAACCCGCAGATCATCCAGGTTCTGGAATCGCAAGGGTTCATCCCGGTGATCGCTCCCATCGCCGTCGGTGACGATGGCGAGACCTACAACATCAACGCCGACACGGCTGCCGGGGAGATCGCCGCCGCTCTCCGCGCGGAGAAGCTGCTGATGCTGAGCGACGTGCGCGGCGTGTTCCGCGACCGGAACGACGAGGGCTCGCTCATTTCGACGATCCGGCTCGGGGAGGAGCCCGCGCTGCGGTCAGAGGGCATCTTCAGCAGCGGGATGATTCCCAAGATCGAGGCGTGCGTGACGGCTCTTCGGGGTGGCGTCCGGAAAGCCCATGTCATCGACGGACGAATCCCTCACTCAATCCTTCTGGAGGTCTTCACCGACGGAGGCATCGGGACCCAGATCGTCCATGACGACCATCGAGCGTGACGGGAGGAACCATGTCCAACGCATCCATCAAGGCGGAAGCCACACAGTTCATCGTGAACACGTACGGCGAGCGGTCGCTGGCGCTCGTGCGCGGCGAGGGCCCGTACGTATGGGATGCCGACGGGAACCGTTACCTCGACTTCCTGGGCGGGATCGCCGTCAACGGCTTGGGACACTGCCATCCGGCGGTTGTCGCTGCCATCACGGAACAAGCCCGCACGCTCATTCACTGCTCGAACCTGTACTACATCGAGCCCCAGGTTCGGCTCGCGAAGCTACTGGTGGAAAACTCATTCGCCGAGCAGTGCTTCTTCTGCAACAGCGGCGCGGAGGCGAACGAAGCGGCGATCAAGCTCGCCCGGAAGTACGCCAAGGACAGCGGCAAGAGCGGCAAGTTCGAGATCGTGACGATGAACCAGTCGTTCCACGGGCGGACGCTCGCGGCGATCACGGCGACGGCGCAGCCGAAGTACCACAAGGGCTTCGAGCCGCTACCGTCTGGGTTCCGCTATGTGCCGTTCGATGATCTAGACGCGGCGAAGGCTGCGATGGCCAGCAGCGTCTGTGCGGTTCTGGTGGAGCCGATTCAGTCGGAGGGCGGCGTCAACGTCGCGAGCCCAGGGTATCTGGAAGGTCTCCGAAAGCTCTGCGACGCCAACGGCGCGCTCCTGATCTTCGACGAAGTTCAGACCTCGATGGGCAGGCTCGGAACGCTGTGGGGCTACGAATCGTTCGGCGTTGTTCCGGACGTGCTGACGATGGCGAAGTCCCTCGGCGGCGGCACGCCCATCGGAGCGCTGCTGTCCCGGCGCGACATCGCCGCCAGCTTCGGTCCCGGGACGCACGCATCGACCTTCGGTGGGAACCCGCTGGTGACGGCTGCCGCGCACGCTGCACTGACCACGGTTCTGAATGAGAACCTTCCAGCGCACGCTGCCAAGGTCGGCGCCTATCTGTCCGAGCGGATGGCGGCGCTCCGCGGCGAGTTCCCGTGCATCGTCGGGACACGCGGACGAGGGCTCCTGCAAGGTCTCGTCGTGAATGTCGATGCGAAGCCCATCGCGGCGAAGTGCATCGAGGAGGGGCTGCTGACGATCAGCACGAACGACAGCGTGCTTCGGTTCCTTCCGCCCCTGACGATCCAGCGTGAGCACGTTGACGAAGCCGTCGCCATCGTCCGAAGGGCTCTCAAGGCGAGTCAGTGAAGCGGCGTCTCTCCCGATTCGCGGTAGCGCTCCTGTTGGTCGTGGGCTGCCAGCGCGGCGAGCCGCGCGCGGCGGAGGCACAGGCTCCGAGCTCCCCGCCTGCGGACTACGCGACGGCGCGGGGACCGCAGGCTACTCAGGATTTGGCTCAGTCCCGCGAGAACGCGATTGTGCGCGCCATCGAACGCGCGGGACCGGCGGTCGTCAACATCAGCTCGACGCAGGTCGTGCGCGTCGTGCGCGACCCGTTCTGGAGCTTCTTCTGGGGCGAGAGCCAGGTTCAGGAGCAGAAGCGCCAGAGCCTCGGTTCCGGTGTCATCTTCGATGCGGAGCACGGCTACGTCCTGACGAACGAGCACGTCATCGAAGACGCGACGTATGTCACCGTGCGGCTCCAGGACGGCAGGGAGTTCCGGGCTGAGATTCTCGGCGAAGACCCGATTGCGGACCTGGCTGTCCTGAAGATCGACGGTGAAGACCTCCCGGCGTGTCTGTTCGGCACGTCCGACGACCTTCGCATCGGCGAATGGGCGATTGCCATCGGCAACCCATTCGGACAACTGGTTCGAGACCTGAAACCCTCTGTGACCGTCGGCGTCATCAGCGCGACCAACCGCGTCGTGCAGGTGGGCAACCGCACGTACTCGAACTTGATCCAGACGGACGCCGCCGTGAATCCGGGCAACAGCGGGGGTCCGCTCGTCAACGCCGCCGGCGAGGTGATCGGCATCAACACGTTCATTCTCAGCGAGAGTGGCGGTTCCCATGGTGTGAACTTCGCCCATGCGATCTCGCTGGCGAAGCGCGTGATCGACCGCATCCTCGAGAACGGCGGCGTCGAGGAACCCTGGGTTGGGATGCAGTACCGCGAAGTGACGCCCCAGATCGCGGAACAGATTGGGGCGTCCGTGCGCGAGGGCGTGATCGTCACTCGCGTCGAGCGTGGCGGGCCCGCCGACAAAGCGGGCTTGCGAGAGAACGACATCATCACCCAGGTGAACGGTCAGAAGGTCTACAGCACGGTCGATACGTACAGCATCATCCGTCTGGTTCGGAGCGGAGAGCGGATCGAGCTGACGCGCGTTCGTGGCGACGTATCCGGCACGGTGCGGATGACCGCGGAGGTGCTCCCTGGGTACGAGTTCTACGGCACGGTCGTCCGCGACACGTCCGAGGTAAGAGGAGTCGTCGTGCGGAGCGTTCAATCAGGAAGCGTGTTCGCGCGCGTGCTCCGCCCTGGGGATCGGATCATCGGGGTCGGGAACCGGCGCGTGGACACGGTCGAGGAGCTCCGAGGGATCGCGCGCCAGATCCGCTCCGGGTATGATGTCACGATCACATTCGAACGCCGAAACCAGCAGCATCAGTACACGTTTCGCGCATCAGACTAGCGGAGCAGATCCGATGCGGCTCAACGCCGCAGGTCGATAGAGTTCCAGCGTCTGGAGGGCAACGCGCCATGAAGCCGGTCTACATCCTCGTGGTCGTCGCGATCGCGGCGGTGATCGTCGTCTGGTATCGGCTGGCGCAGCCGGAGCCGATCGTCCCAGACACGGACAGCCTGAGCATGCAGTACAATGTCGCCAAGGAGACGGCGGACCTGTTGTTGGAGCGCGCTCGGCGGGACGGCAACTACGCCAGCGCCATCGAAGGCTACAAGCAGGCGCTGTCGCTGAGACCCGACAACGCCGAAGCGCACAACGATCTGGGCGCCACGTACTACGAGATCGCGCTGGCGAGGATGGCGAACCCCATCGAAGAGGACTTGCGCGAGTACAGCCCGAATGTGCGCGACACGATCGACTACATGAAGGGCAAGATGGCGGAGATGCCGTCCGGCAAGTTCTCCTGGACCATCTCGGAACCGACACTGCGGCTGCTGGATACTCACCTCGGCGCGCGTTCCGATCTGCTCTACTACTCGCGTCCCGACGGAAGCGCCTACGAGGTGATCATCATCTGCGGCGACACGGCATCGTCCCTGCGCGATGCCGAAGTGGAGTTCCGGCGAGCCATCGACCTCAAGCCGCAGTACGCTCCCTCCTACCGGAACCTAGGCGCCCTCTACGTGACGCGCGGGAACCGGAAGGACGCGCTCGTCTACTTCAAGGAAGCGCTCCGTCTGGAGCCCCAGGACCGCGACCTGGCGACCTACATCGAGCAGCTCACTCGCCTCTGACGATCTCCACGCTGGTGGAGTTGCGGCACTATCTCCGGGAATGACGGTTTGCGTTCGATGTCCAGCACGCAAGAGGGCGCTAACGTCGCCTCGCGGGGTCTGCCAGTGTGGATGGCTGCCGGCTCGTGGCGGAAGCCCGGCGTCAAGGAGCTCTTTCTCGACGCCGCCAGATTCGTCGTGTCGAGACCCGCGACGTTCGCGCTGCCCGCCGTCGTGACATGCATCGTCAGTGGCGTCGGAGGCGTTGGGCTGGCGCTGGCAGGCAGGAACTTCTACCCGTCGGCTCCGCTCGCCGCGACGGTATCCGCTGGCGCATCGTCGGCGTTCCTCATCGCGTTGCTTCTCACGCCTTACGTCGGGTCGTCTGCCATGTCCGCTGCGCTCAGCCTGTGGGGTGGCGCGCGCGTCCATTTCGAGCGGATCCGCTGGTACCGTCTTCTGGGCACGACCCTCTACCTCGCCATCCCGGTAACGCTGCTGACGAAGCTCTTTCCTCCGGGGATGGTCGCGATCCCGTTCTACATCTGGTGGGCGTTCGCGCCGTATGTGGTTCTGCTCGAGGGCGACGGCGGGCGAACGGCGCTTCGTCGGAGCCGAATGCTCTCGGTCGGGGAGTTCTCCGCGACGGCGCTTCCCGTGGCGCTGTCGCTGGCGGTATTCTATGCGGGGCTGATCGCGGCGTCGCGGTTGGTGCCGCAGCACCCAGCCGGGTTCCTGCCGTCGGACAGCGGGGGATACCAACGCACGCTGGCTGAAGGCGAGAAGTACGACCCGACGACGCGCATCCTCACGCATCCCGACGGGAAGGCATCGACCGTTCCGGCGGACGCAACCTACGACGCAGAGACCCGAACGCTGCACGTCGCGCCGCCTCCCGAAGTTGCCGTGACGGTCGCGCTGACGTGGGTCGGGGTTCCCTGGTTGCTGGCGATGCTCTTGGAGCCCATTCGGTGGACGGTTCTCGCGTGGGTCTACCTGAACCTGCGGATTCGCCGGGAAGGTCTGACGCCCGCCGAAGCGTTCGACGAGTTGCGACGCGATACGTGACGATCGGTTCCCCACGGTGCGAGGGCGCATGGCTAAGACCGGCATCGTCTATCACGACGACTACCTGCTCCATGACACGGGGTTTGGGCATCCGGAGCGCCGACAGCGGCTGGAGGCGATCTGGGAGGTGCTTCCTTCCAGTTCCGTGGGCGGCAAACTGGTCAGGATTGTGGCGCGACCGGCGTTGCCCGACGAGCTCGCATACATCCACTCGGCGAGCCACATCGCCGACATCCGCAAGATTTCGGAGCGAGGAGGCGGGCTCCTCGATTACGACACGCCCATCGATTCCCGGTCGTACGAGATCGCCCTCCTGTCGGTCGGAGGGGTGTTGTCCGCTGTGGATGCGGTGTTAGGCGGCGAGGTCGATTCCTGCTTCGCGTGCGTGCGCCCGCCGGGTCACCACGCGACGCCGTCGCGCGGCATGGGGTTCTGTCTGTTCAACAACGTCGCCATCGCGGCGCGCCACGCGCAGAGGCGGCATGGCATCGACCGCGTGCTCATCGTGGACTGGGACGTGCATCACGGCAACGGCACGCAGGACGCCTTCTACTCGGACGGCTCCGTGTTCTTCTTCTCCGTTCACCAGCACCCGCTCTATCCGGGAACCGGGATGGCGCAAGAGCGAGGCGATGGCGACGGTTTCGGCGCGACACTGAACGCCCCGCTTCCGGCTCGAAGCGGCGACGAGGACTACGTCGCCGTATTCTGGTCGCGTCTCGTTCCCGCCGCGCGGGAGTTCCAGCCGGAGCTCATCCTGATCTCCGCTGGTTTCGATGCCCACGAAGCGGACCCGTTGGGCGGGATGCGCGTCACGACGCATGGCTTCGGAGCGCTGACGTCCATCGTACGAGAGCTTGCGGACGAGCTCTGCGGCGGACGGATCGTGTCGTCGCTGGAAGGCGGCTACAGCCTGGACGGGCTGTCATCGTCGGTCGTCGAGCACTTGGCGCGGCTTTCTGAGTGAGCGCGGCGACTGAGGCAATGCCATGGACCCACTCGTCTCCGAGCGGATGGACGAACTGCGCGTGATCTGCCGCCGTCGTGCGGTGCGACGCCTCTGGCTCTTCGGTTCTGTCGTCACCGGTGGCTTCGACCAGGATCGCAGCGATGTCGATGCGCTCGTCGAGTTCCGTCGTGTCCCGCTACACACACGAGCGGAATCCTACTTCGGGCTGTGGAGCGATCTTCAGCGACTGTTCGAGCGTCGCGTCGACCTGGTCGAAGACGCCGCCATCCAGAACCCCTATTTCAGGCGAGCCGTCGACAGCGAACGGGTCATCGTCTATGACGCGGAAGACGCCGCGCCTTCACTTGCATGATGTCCTCGAAGCGTGCCTCGCCATCGAGCGATTCGTCGCAGGACGAACGCTACATGTTTACCTGTCCGACGAAGTGTTGCGTGCAGCCGTCGAGCGCAAGTGCACAATCATCGGTGAGGCGCTGAACCAGGCGTTGCGTATGGATCCCTCTCTCGCTCAGCGCATCTCGCAGACCGACAAGATCATCGGGTTCCGCCACCGACTAATCCACGGGTACGGTGAAGTCCGGGACGACATCGTTTGGGATACGGTCATCCACGACACGCCGATTCTGACCGCAGAGATCGAAGCGTTGCTCCATGCCGACGAGAACCGATGAGAGTACCAGCGGTGTGGCGGCTCGCTGATCTGGTCGTCGCTGGAAACGTAGTACTCGATCCGACTGCCGGTCATGGAGTCGTTGGGCTCAGCCTTATGACACCACGCACGCTGCAGCCCTGAGCGGGGAGACCTCCACTGAGAACCGATTGCCTCAGCGTGATCGTAGCCAAAGAGCCCGTCGCACCGGGTCACTACCGGATGCGCTTGACGTGTGACTGGGAGTCCGCCGAGCCCGGACAGTTCCTCCATCTCTGGCTGCCGGAATGCCGCGATCCACTGCTCCGTCGCCCCTACACCGTCTACCGGCTGCGCGACGGACACCTCGACATCCTGTTCCAGGTCGTCGGCGAGGGTACGGCGCTGCTCGCCGAGCGATCGCCGGGCGACGTCGTGCGCGTTCTGGGCCCGTTGGGCAACGGGTTCTCGATGCCTCCCGCCGGTTCCACCCCGTACGTCGTCGGCGGCGGGGTTGGGATGGCGTCGCTCCATCTGCTGGTCGAGCGCCTGATCGAGGGCGGCTTCTCGCCTCGCGTGCTGATCGGGGCGCGGAGCACCGGCTACGTACTGTGCCGGGACGATCTCGACGCGTTGGGCGTAACGCCCGATATCTCGACGAATGACGGGAGCGAGGGCTACCACGGGTTCGTGACGGACCTGCTCCAGACTCGGTTGGAACGCGATCCCGCTGGCTCGCCGGTCATCTACACTTGCGGGCCCACGCCGATGATGGCAGCCGTCGCCAAGATCGCTGCGCAACGCGAGATCGACTGTCAGGTCGCCCTTGAGAACCGGATGGGCTGCGCCCTGGGCGTTTGTCTCGGATGCGTCGTTCCGATTCGATCCGAAAGCGGCGTCGGCTACCAGCGCGTCTGCACCGAGGGTCCCGTCTTCGACGCCCGGACCGTCGAGTGGGGGTACCGCGTATGACCGCTGCCCCAGCTCAGCCGGATATGCGCGTGAACATCGGCGGCATGTCGATGAGGAACCCGGTCATGACGGCGTCCGGGACATTCGGCTATGGTCAAGAGTACCGGGACTTCGTCGATCTGAACCGGCTGGGAGCCGTCGGCGTCAAGAGCGTGACGCTTGAGCCCCGCGCTGGTAACGCGACGCCGCGCATCGCAGAGACGCCCAGCGGGATGCTCAACACGATCGGGCTCCAGAACGTCGGGGTGGACGCGTTCATCGCGGAAAAGCTGCCCTATCTGCGCCGCTTCGACACGTCGGTTCTCGTGAATCTGTCCGGGAGGACGGTCGGCGACTACGTCGAACTGTGCCAGCGGCTGAATGACGTGCCCGGCGTTCACGGGCTCGAACTGAATGTGTCGTGTCCGAACGTCGAACATGGCGGCATGGAGTTCGGCGTCGACGCGGCGGTGCTAGGCGGTCTCGTCGAGGCGTGTCGACGCGTGACGGTTCTGCCGTTGATCGTGAAGCTGTCGCCGAACGTGACGAGCATCGTCGAGATGGCGTTAGCGGCGGAACGAGCCGGAGCCGACGCCCTCGCGCTCATCAACACGCTGCTGGGTATGGCGATCGATGTCGAGACGCGCCGCCCGAAGCTGTCTCGCACGATGGGCGGGCTGTCCGGGCCCGCGATCAAGCCGATTGCCGTGCGAATGGTGTGGCAGACGTACCAGGCGGTGCGCGTCCCCATCATCGGCATGGGAGGCATCGCGAATGCCGAGGACGCCGTCGAGTTCATGCTCGCGGGCGCGACGGCGGTCGCGGTCGGCACGGCGAGCTTCGTCAATCCGAGGGCGAGCATCGATGTCATCGACGGGCTAGAAACGTACTGCCTCGACCACGGCATCGCGAAGGTCTCCGACCTCGTCGGCAAGTGCCTGGTGGACTGACGCGGACTGAGAGGACGACAGAGCCATGCGCGACTTGATTGGCATCGACGACCTGGATCGCGGCGAAATCGAGAGCGTCCTCGACCTCGCGGCGGAGATGGAAGTGCTCCGCGAAATGGGCTCAGACCTCTGCAAGGGCAAGATCCTCGCTACGATCTTTTACGAACCCAGCACGCGGACGCGCCTTTCGTTCGAGAGCGCGATGCTTCGGTTGGGCGGGGAGGTGCTCGGGTTCGCCGACCCGCAGACGACCTCGGTCGCCAAGGACGAGACGCTCGCGGACACCGTCCACATGGTGTGCAACTACTCGGACATCATCGTGATGCGGCACTCGAAGGCAGGAGCGGCGCGGCTCGCCGCCCAGCACTCCGTCGTGCCGATCGTCAATGCCGGTGACGACGCCCATCAGCACCCGACCCAATCCCTGACGGACCTGTTCACGATCCGAAGGCTGCGGGGCGACATCTCCGAGCTCACCGTGGGCATCTGCGGCGATCTGCGTTTTGGCAGGGCGGCTCACTCGCTCGCCTACGCTCTGGCGATGTTCGGCGCGCGGATCGTGCTGATCGCGCCAACCGGTCTCGAGTTGCCCGAAGATGTCTCCTGGCGGCTCGACAACCTCTACGGCGCGAACACGTCACTCGCGGAGACGCCGCGCGACGTGATCGGCGAACTGGACGTTCTCTACGTGAACCGGCTCCAGAAGGAGCGGCTGCCGGCAGAGCTGGATGCGAACGCCATCAAGGATGTGGCGCGCAGCTACCGGGTCGACGCCGATCTGATGAAGCTCGCCAAGCCCGACTGCCTGGTGATGCACCCGCTGCCGCGCGTCGATGAGCTGACGCACGACCTCGACGATGACCCACGAGCGGCGTACTTCCAGCAGTCGTCCAACGGCGTGCCGGTTCGTATGGCGCTGATGGCGATGCTCCTCCGGCGCGTCGACCGCCCCGCCTTCCGCGAGAAGCCGCGTCGCGTCACGGAGCCCTCAGAGCATGTGTGCGCGAACCCGGCGTGTGTCACGCAAGCGGAGCCGCGCGTGCGCCCGTTGGTTGAGACGGTCGACGCTGCCCGTGGTGTGAAGTGGTGCGCTTACTGTCGATATCTGCTTCCGGACGCCAGCGGTTCGTGATCCGGGCGCTCCTGCTGGCGACTGTCCTGGTCGCCCCTGGCGTCCGTGCGGAAAGGACGACACCCATGCCAGCGCAGCCCATGCCGGAGCATCCTCGCCTGCTGTTCACGCCCTCGTCGATTGCCGAGATGAAGGATCGCGTGGCGCGTTACGACTGGGCGCGCGAACGCTGGAACGCACTCAAACGCCGCGCCGACGACGTGCTCGACGATCCGATCGAGCTCCCGCCGCGCGGCGGCAACTGGTGGCACTGGTACGCCTCGCCGCGAAACGGAGCCCCACTGAGAACCGGCGAGCAGATCGGTCCCTGGCGCTGGGAGCACGTCAGCCCGGTCGACGGCGAGGTGTTCCTGGGCGATCCGTCGGAACCGAGCAAGGACTACGACGGCGTCGCCATCTCCGGCGTGCACAGCCGTTACGCCCGGATCGTTCTCGACCTGGGCATCGCGCATGCGATGACCGGCGAGTCGGGCTACGCCGACAAAGCGCGGGACGTGCTCCTCGCCTACGCGGACAAGTACCTGAGCTATCCGCTCCACACGATCCGGGGCGAGGAGCGCATCGGCGGCGGTCGCGTGGGCCCCCAGACGCTCGACGAAGCCGTTTGGCTCATCCCAATCTGCCAGGGAGCCGATCTGATATGGGATCGACTCAGCGAACGGGATCGAGATGAGATCGGATCGAAGCTGCTGATTCCAGCCGCGAGAGACGTGATCCTCCCGCACGAGATGGGCGTTCACAACATCCAGTGCTGGAAGAACAGCGCCGTCGGATTGGTCGGGTTCCTGCTCGGCGACGATGACCTGATCCGCGAAGCCATCGACAACCCGACACGAGGCTACCGCCGACAGATGGAGGGCGGCGTGCTCCCCGACGGCGTCTGGTGGGAAGGCGCGTGGGGATACCACTTCTACACGGTCTCCGCGCTGTGGTCCCTCACGGAAGCGGCGCGGAACTGCGGCATCGACCTCTACGGCGACGCGTTCCGACGGATGTTCGAAGCGCCGCTGAACCTCGTCATGCCCGACGGCAAGCTGCCCGCGTTCAACGACAGCGGCACGGTCGATCTGCGCGGCTCCGCGCCGATCTACGAGCTCTCCTACGCCAGGTACGGCTCTGAACGCTTCGCCGATCTGCTGAGCGCGAGCGGCGCGACCAGCGACTACGCTCTGTGGTTCCGCTTAGGCGACCTTCCTGCCGCAACGGCGCGGACCTGGACGAGCGAAAACCACACCGGCTCCGGGTACGCCGTCTTGGCGCGCGGCGAGGGAGCCGACGCGACATGGGTCTGCCTGAAGTACGGTCCGCACGGCGGCGGACACGGGCACCCGGACAAGTTGAACCTGGCGCTCTACGCCCACGGGGAACTGATCGGGCTCGATCCAGGAACCGCGCGCTACGGTCAGCCGATCCAGGCGGGATGGTACCGAACGACCTTCGCGCACAACACGCTCACGGTCGATCAGACATCGCAGAAGCCGGCGGAAGGGCGCTGTCTGGCGTTCGGCAGTTCAGACGGAGTGGACTTCGCCGTCACGCAGGCAGGTGACATCTACGACGGCGTTCGCTTCATGCGGTCGGTTGCGCTGGTGTCAGCCGGCTTGATCGTCGTGCATGACCGCATCGACTGCGACCGAGATCGTACCCTCGACCTCGCGATGCACCTGGAGGGCTCCT contains:
- a CDS encoding aspartate aminotransferase family protein, whose protein sequence is MSNASIKAEATQFIVNTYGERSLALVRGEGPYVWDADGNRYLDFLGGIAVNGLGHCHPAVVAAITEQARTLIHCSNLYYIEPQVRLAKLLVENSFAEQCFFCNSGAEANEAAIKLARKYAKDSGKSGKFEIVTMNQSFHGRTLAAITATAQPKYHKGFEPLPSGFRYVPFDDLDAAKAAMASSVCAVLVEPIQSEGGVNVASPGYLEGLRKLCDANGALLIFDEVQTSMGRLGTLWGYESFGVVPDVLTMAKSLGGGTPIGALLSRRDIAASFGPGTHASTFGGNPLVTAAAHAALTTVLNENLPAHAAKVGAYLSERMAALRGEFPCIVGTRGRGLLQGLVVNVDAKPIAAKCIEEGLLTISTNDSVLRFLPPLTIQREHVDEAVAIVRRALKASQ
- the pyrB gene encoding aspartate carbamoyltransferase; translated protein: MRDLIGIDDLDRGEIESVLDLAAEMEVLREMGSDLCKGKILATIFYEPSTRTRLSFESAMLRLGGEVLGFADPQTTSVAKDETLADTVHMVCNYSDIIVMRHSKAGAARLAAQHSVVPIVNAGDDAHQHPTQSLTDLFTIRRLRGDISELTVGICGDLRFGRAAHSLAYALAMFGARIVLIAPTGLELPEDVSWRLDNLYGANTSLAETPRDVIGELDVLYVNRLQKERLPAELDANAIKDVARSYRVDADLMKLAKPDCLVMHPLPRVDELTHDLDDDPRAAYFQQSSNGVPVRMALMAMLLRRVDRPAFREKPRRVTEPSEHVCANPACVTQAEPRVRPLVETVDAARGVKWCAYCRYLLPDASGS
- a CDS encoding tetratricopeptide repeat protein, producing MKPVYILVVVAIAAVIVVWYRLAQPEPIVPDTDSLSMQYNVAKETADLLLERARRDGNYASAIEGYKQALSLRPDNAEAHNDLGATYYEIALARMANPIEEDLREYSPNVRDTIDYMKGKMAEMPSGKFSWTISEPTLRLLDTHLGARSDLLYYSRPDGSAYEVIIICGDTASSLRDAEVEFRRAIDLKPQYAPSYRNLGALYVTRGNRKDALVYFKEALRLEPQDRDLATYIEQLTRL
- a CDS encoding dihydroorotate dehydrogenase electron transfer subunit codes for the protein MIVAKEPVAPGHYRMRLTCDWESAEPGQFLHLWLPECRDPLLRRPYTVYRLRDGHLDILFQVVGEGTALLAERSPGDVVRVLGPLGNGFSMPPAGSTPYVVGGGVGMASLHLLVERLIEGGFSPRVLIGARSTGYVLCRDDLDALGVTPDISTNDGSEGYHGFVTDLLQTRLERDPAGSPVIYTCGPTPMMAAVAKIAAQREIDCQVALENRMGCALGVCLGCVVPIRSESGVGYQRVCTEGPVFDARTVEWGYRV
- a CDS encoding histone deacetylase, which codes for MAKTGIVYHDDYLLHDTGFGHPERRQRLEAIWEVLPSSSVGGKLVRIVARPALPDELAYIHSASHIADIRKISERGGGLLDYDTPIDSRSYEIALLSVGGVLSAVDAVLGGEVDSCFACVRPPGHHATPSRGMGFCLFNNVAIAARHAQRRHGIDRVLIVDWDVHHGNGTQDAFYSDGSVFFFSVHQHPLYPGTGMAQERGDGDGFGATLNAPLPARSGDEDYVAVFWSRLVPAAREFQPELILISAGFDAHEADPLGGMRVTTHGFGALTSIVRELADELCGGRIVSSLEGGYSLDGLSSSVVEHLARLSE
- the argB gene encoding acetylglutamate kinase, which gives rise to MASVQALSQRAEMLIEALPYIREFYGKTIVVKYGGHAMVDDALKRAVMHDVVLMKYVGIKPVVVHGGGPQISDLMARVGKESEFVNGLRVTDADTVSLAEMVLVGTINKDIVSLLNRSGGRAVGLSGKDGDLLRAEKHLARVSDRDKGDVEVDIGFVGRITRINPQIIQVLESQGFIPVIAPIAVGDDGETYNINADTAAGEIAAALRAEKLLMLSDVRGVFRDRNDEGSLISTIRLGEEPALRSEGIFSSGMIPKIEACVTALRGGVRKAHVIDGRIPHSILLEVFTDGGIGTQIVHDDHRA
- a CDS encoding DUF86 domain-containing protein yields the protein MTRKTPRLHLHDVLEACLAIERFVAGRTLHVYLSDEVLRAAVERKCTIIGEALNQALRMDPSLAQRISQTDKIIGFRHRLIHGYGEVRDDIVWDTVIHDTPILTAEIEALLHADENR
- a CDS encoding PDZ domain-containing protein translates to MKRRLSRFAVALLLVVGCQRGEPRAAEAQAPSSPPADYATARGPQATQDLAQSRENAIVRAIERAGPAVVNISSTQVVRVVRDPFWSFFWGESQVQEQKRQSLGSGVIFDAEHGYVLTNEHVIEDATYVTVRLQDGREFRAEILGEDPIADLAVLKIDGEDLPACLFGTSDDLRIGEWAIAIGNPFGQLVRDLKPSVTVGVISATNRVVQVGNRTYSNLIQTDAAVNPGNSGGPLVNAAGEVIGINTFILSESGGSHGVNFAHAISLAKRVIDRILENGGVEEPWVGMQYREVTPQIAEQIGASVREGVIVTRVERGGPADKAGLRENDIITQVNGQKVYSTVDTYSIIRLVRSGERIELTRVRGDVSGTVRMTAEVLPGYEFYGTVVRDTSEVRGVVVRSVQSGSVFARVLRPGDRIIGVGNRRVDTVEELRGIARQIRSGYDVTITFERRNQQHQYTFRASD
- a CDS encoding dihydroorotate dehydrogenase — its product is MTAAPAQPDMRVNIGGMSMRNPVMTASGTFGYGQEYRDFVDLNRLGAVGVKSVTLEPRAGNATPRIAETPSGMLNTIGLQNVGVDAFIAEKLPYLRRFDTSVLVNLSGRTVGDYVELCQRLNDVPGVHGLELNVSCPNVEHGGMEFGVDAAVLGGLVEACRRVTVLPLIVKLSPNVTSIVEMALAAERAGADALALINTLLGMAIDVETRRPKLSRTMGGLSGPAIKPIAVRMVWQTYQAVRVPIIGMGGIANAEDAVEFMLAGATAVAVGTASFVNPRASIDVIDGLETYCLDHGIAKVSDLVGKCLVD